A single region of the Streptomyces sp. NBC_00425 genome encodes:
- a CDS encoding AraC family transcriptional regulator produces the protein MASSGSGERARHWQYPELPGVDLLRARYVRKTFVRHTHEHFVIAAIADGVEVFQHSGSDQHAGAGTLALVNPDTPHTGRAGVPEGWRYGAVYPSPALVAEIAAETTTLRGAPGFVSPVLDDPYAVGLVHQVLRAAEEGNALAADTLLRVAVTRLLRLNGGPLPQREIRTAGARTAARARGVLEERLADPPTLEQLAADLGTSPFALLRAFRDVYGLPPHAWLTDARVRRARRLLDAGTAPAEAAVTVGFTDQPHLNRHFARIVGVPPGAYQRERKNVQDPPGPLLVPSRSWQNRQLSRTYGPTTEESPTPPSYGTPSGSASP, from the coding sequence GTGGCGAGTTCGGGTTCCGGGGAGCGGGCGCGGCACTGGCAGTACCCGGAGCTGCCCGGTGTCGACCTCCTGCGGGCCCGCTATGTCCGCAAGACGTTCGTGCGGCACACCCACGAGCATTTCGTGATCGCCGCCATCGCCGACGGCGTGGAGGTCTTCCAGCACAGCGGCTCCGATCAGCACGCGGGAGCCGGAACGCTCGCCCTGGTCAACCCCGACACCCCGCACACCGGACGGGCCGGCGTGCCCGAGGGTTGGCGGTACGGGGCGGTGTACCCGTCCCCCGCTCTGGTGGCCGAGATCGCGGCCGAGACGACGACCCTTCGCGGCGCCCCGGGCTTCGTCAGCCCCGTGCTCGACGATCCGTACGCCGTCGGGCTCGTCCACCAGGTGCTCCGGGCCGCCGAGGAGGGCAACGCGCTGGCCGCCGACACACTGCTGCGGGTTGCCGTCACGCGGCTCCTGCGTCTGAACGGCGGGCCGTTGCCGCAACGGGAGATCCGGACCGCCGGGGCGCGGACAGCGGCACGCGCGCGCGGTGTGCTGGAGGAACGGCTGGCGGACCCGCCCACGCTGGAACAGCTGGCCGCGGACCTGGGAACCAGCCCGTTCGCCCTGCTGCGGGCCTTCAGGGACGTGTACGGACTGCCGCCCCACGCCTGGCTCACCGACGCACGCGTGCGTCGGGCGCGACGGCTGCTGGACGCGGGGACGGCGCCGGCCGAGGCGGCCGTCACGGTGGGATTCACCGACCAGCCCCACCTCAACCGCCATTTCGCGCGCATCGTGGGCGTCCCCCCGGGGGCGTACCAGCGCGAGCGCAAGAACGTACAAGACCCGCCCGGACCCCTTCTCGTACCGTCACGGTCGTGGCAGAACAGACAGCTTTCACGGACATACGGGCCGACGACGGAGGAAAGTCCGACGCCGCCGTCGTACGGGACTCCCTCGGGGTCGGCATCGCCGTAG